The Sulfitobacter donghicola DSW-25 = KCTC 12864 = JCM 14565 genome has a segment encoding these proteins:
- a CDS encoding N-acetylmuramoyl-L-alanine amidase — protein MKTVLLSLICALAFASHAVAQGLTAHARVDAASSSITDGWWGRTELSLALSQGVPFRVFTLSDPARLVIDFREADFSGVTAGDILPEQGRVSAVRFGAFQPGWSRLVADLAEPMLPKEIGMPVDPNTGRATLQISLKTADEADFVAASGAPADPNWAGGFLRAQLPKVPDDGKFTVVIDPGHGGIDPGAEREGVSEKHIILSFARTLADALRRAGVNVVLTRDEDIFVALQTRVALAHSHHADLFISLHADILRQGGAKGATVYTLSEGAADEATQQLVARHDRSDVLIGMDLTGSDDQVAEILLDYARLETTPRSLALAQHLAAGMAEAGGPMNRRPLREAGFSVLKSADIPSVLVEIGFLSSDRDLANLSDPIWRQGMAEGITKSVLAWRDADEANAALIRQ, from the coding sequence ATGAAAACAGTTTTACTTAGCCTTATCTGTGCCTTGGCCTTCGCATCTCATGCGGTGGCTCAGGGGCTTACGGCCCATGCGCGGGTCGATGCGGCCAGCAGTTCCATTACGGATGGCTGGTGGGGGCGCACGGAATTGTCCCTCGCGCTGAGCCAAGGTGTGCCTTTCCGCGTCTTTACGCTCAGCGATCCTGCGCGGCTGGTGATTGATTTTCGCGAGGCGGATTTTTCTGGCGTGACGGCGGGGGATATTCTGCCCGAGCAGGGGCGCGTGAGCGCGGTGCGCTTTGGCGCGTTTCAGCCCGGATGGTCGCGCTTGGTGGCGGATTTGGCCGAACCGATGCTGCCCAAAGAGATCGGCATGCCCGTTGATCCAAATACAGGGCGCGCCACGTTGCAGATATCGCTCAAGACCGCGGATGAAGCGGATTTTGTCGCGGCCTCTGGCGCGCCTGCCGATCCCAATTGGGCGGGTGGTTTTCTGCGCGCTCAGCTGCCGAAGGTACCCGATGACGGAAAGTTTACCGTTGTTATCGATCCCGGCCATGGCGGCATTGACCCCGGGGCCGAGCGCGAAGGCGTGAGCGAAAAGCACATCATCCTGAGCTTTGCGCGCACCTTGGCGGATGCGCTGCGTCGGGCGGGGGTGAATGTGGTGCTGACCCGCGATGAGGACATTTTTGTTGCGCTGCAAACCCGTGTGGCGCTGGCCCATAGCCACCATGCGGATTTGTTCATTTCGCTGCATGCGGACATCCTGCGCCAAGGCGGGGCAAAGGGGGCCACGGTGTACACGTTGTCCGAAGGCGCGGCGGATGAGGCGACCCAGCAGTTGGTTGCGCGCCATGACCGATCCGATGTGTTGATCGGGATGGATTTGACGGGATCGGACGATCAGGTCGCAGAAATTTTGTTAGATTACGCACGGTTAGAAACCACGCCGCGCTCGCTGGCGCTGGCCCAGCATTTGGCCGCAGGGATGGCCGAGGCCGGAGGGCCGATGAACCGCCGTCCGCTGCGCGAGGCGGGTTTTTCGGTTTTGAAATCGGCAGATATCCCTTCGGTGTTGGTGGAAATCGGGTTTCTCAGTTCGGATCGTGATCTGGCAAACCTCAGCGATCCTATCTGGCGGCAGGGCATGGCCGAGGGGATCACAAAATCGGTTTTGGCATGGCGGGACGCGGATGAGGCCAACGCGGCGTTGATCCGCCAATAG
- a CDS encoding pyridoxal phosphate-dependent aminotransferase encodes MRNSTRSEVDPFIVMDVMQAAAAAEAAGRHIIHMEVGQPGTGAPKGAARALTAAMDAGPLGYTVALGLPALRERVARMYGEWYNVDLDPARVVITSGSSGGFILAFTALFDSGDRVGIGAPGYPSYRQILGALGMQPVDLPSAAENRFQPVPSDFAGMDLQGLMVASPANPTGTMLDRPAMSALINACHDTGASFISDEIYHGVEYEKKAVTALEITDEAYVINSFSKYFSMTGWRVGWMVVPEDQVRVVERIAQNMFICAPHASQVAALAAMDCEDELQANMDVYRANRALMLDGLPKAGFDRIAPPDGAFYVYADVSEITNDSRALAAEILDKAGVAVTPGLDFDPIRGHTTLRFSYARSTDDIREGLARLAAFMQSR; translated from the coding sequence TCAACCCGATCCGAGGTCGATCCCTTTATTGTGATGGACGTCATGCAGGCCGCAGCAGCAGCCGAGGCGGCGGGGCGTCATATCATCCATATGGAGGTCGGCCAGCCCGGTACAGGTGCGCCAAAGGGGGCGGCGCGCGCTTTGACGGCGGCGATGGATGCGGGTCCGCTGGGGTATACAGTGGCCTTGGGGCTGCCTGCGCTGCGCGAACGTGTCGCACGGATGTATGGCGAGTGGTATAACGTCGATCTGGATCCTGCGCGGGTGGTGATTACTTCGGGGTCGTCTGGCGGCTTTATCTTGGCGTTTACCGCGTTGTTTGACAGTGGCGACCGTGTGGGCATCGGCGCACCGGGATACCCGAGCTATCGCCAGATCTTGGGCGCCTTGGGTATGCAGCCCGTTGATCTGCCCAGTGCTGCGGAAAACCGTTTCCAACCTGTGCCAAGCGATTTTGCGGGGATGGATTTGCAAGGTTTGATGGTGGCCTCACCTGCCAACCCGACAGGCACGATGCTGGATCGCCCCGCCATGTCGGCGCTGATCAACGCGTGCCATGATACGGGGGCGTCTTTCATCTCGGACGAGATTTATCACGGGGTCGAGTATGAGAAAAAGGCGGTGACCGCGCTGGAGATCACGGACGAAGCCTATGTGATCAATAGCTTTTCCAAATATTTCTCGATGACAGGCTGGCGCGTCGGCTGGATGGTTGTGCCCGAAGATCAGGTACGCGTGGTGGAACGGATCGCGCAAAATATGTTCATCTGCGCGCCCCATGCCTCGCAGGTGGCAGCCCTTGCCGCGATGGATTGCGAGGATGAGTTGCAAGCCAATATGGATGTCTACCGTGCCAACCGCGCCTTGATGCTGGACGGGCTGCCCAAGGCGGGGTTTGACCGCATCGCGCCACCAGACGGCGCGTTTTACGTCTATGCTGACGTGAGCGAGATCACCAATGACAGCCGCGCCTTGGCGGCCGAGATTTTGGACAAGGCGGGTGTTGCCGTCACTCCGGGGTTAGATTTTGATCCGATCCGTGGCCATACCACGCTGCGGTTCTCTTATGCGCGTAGCACGGATGACATTCGCGAAGGGCTGGCGCGGCTGGCGGCATTCATGCAATCGCGTTGA